A DNA window from Mastacembelus armatus chromosome 11, fMasArm1.2, whole genome shotgun sequence contains the following coding sequences:
- the LOC113126489 gene encoding cholecystokinin-like, translating into MTAGLCVCVVLAVLCTSCLGLPFSSQPLDEGQRSLSAPSEALLEADTHSLGEPHLRHRRSAPQLKALPLAEEDADSRANLSELLARLISSRKGSVRRNSTNSRGSGPSTNHRIADRDYLGWMDFGRRSAEEYEYSS; encoded by the exons ATGACtgcagggctgtgtgtgtgtgtcgtgctGGCAGTCCTGTGCACGAGCTGTCTGGGGCTCCCCTTCTCCTCTCAGCCCTTGGATGAGGGCCAGCgctccctctctgctccttctGAAG cTCTTCTTGAGGCTGACACCCACTCCTTGGGAGAACCCCACCTCCGACACAGGCGCTCTGCTCCCCAGCTGAAAGCCCTTCCCCTGGCTGAGGAGGATGCAGACTCGCGGGCCAACCTCAGTGAGCTGCTGGCAAGACTCATCTCCTCCaggaaag GTTCTGTGCGCAGAAACTCCACGAACAGCAGAGGCAGCGGACCGAGCACCAACCACCGGATAGCGGACAGGGATTACTTGGGCTGGATGGATTTTGGCCGCCGCAGCGCTGAGGAGTATGAGTACTCCTCATAG
- the trak1b gene encoding trafficking kinesin-binding protein 1 isoform X1 has protein sequence MDSKGSPERLAADNCELDDWYYKEDKEVLCADRVGQMTKTYNDIDAVTRLLEEKERDLELAAKIGQSLLKKNQTLTEQNDYLEIQVGQITEEVAQLHHELNLKDELLQFYTNAVEESEDESGSSPTGKKSKVQTACGGFVSDTLQRKLKELEEENLSLRSEANHLKSETETYEEKEQQLVNDCVKELRLSSLQINAIAEELARKTEDASRQQEEITYLLSQIVDLQKKTKSYAVENEELSQHLMAAKDAQRQLTAELQELEEKYSECIEMLHEAQEELKNLRNRNYPAGTPRRYHPMGLYPMDSLAAEIEGTMRKELSQDDPECKDQKIHRKRVFETVKNVNQTVRQRSLTPTSANIPGSNQSLSARTSPQSSGPSTPHSSMYGGDISGDSVALDNRTQSILMETASNQESSTEDREKKASGAEDLRLALRRLSLRRQNNLSERRFFEEERERRRGGHGGLQEALGQESALTPSESIMSLGNLHLWASRGPYLPDKLQIVKPLEGSATLHHWQQLAQPHLGVILDARPGVVSKGYRPLELELEQVYPWGGFEEDEPGEQYFQNLPNSSASASPAVPSASSTSDSNFRQPPSSLAPPSPPSPSPSPHLSNTDALAAYYPGKCMAHTSSTYTFTTCRILHPTDELTRVTPSLNPAPSSSSCVMTSTLLGTPVATPCTPRRLSLRPSESSTNLREATRTTSTSLGLVRLLQERGISAAMYHQSQGLDYGHGSGGVLFSTSITPNRVPNPDPLRPSTPPNSPTGQGASAVPNSAGFDFKSPSYDNFLASKPARSILKEVTGGVRGRQRGRDCESQTDVSVTVHNLNLLDKVKRLGVAGAPGGRAMSPGPMLGPLGGLRRSGSPFGPDGIRRNRSYPAMVGASMAMKAPGPQE, from the exons ATGGACAGCAAGGGCAGCCCGGAAAGATTAGCAGCAGATAACTGTGAGCTGGATGACTGGTACTATAAAGAGGACAAGGAAG TGCTATGTGCAGACAGAGTGGGCCAGATGACAAAGACCTACAATGACATCGATGCTGTCACACGTCTGTTGGAGGAG aaagaaagagatttGGAGTTGGCTGCAAAGATTGGTCAGTCACTTCTTAAGAAGAACCAAACGCTGACTGAACAGAATGACTATCTGGAGATACAAGTGGGACAGATCACAGAGGag GTGGCCCAGCTGCACCATGAGCTGAACCTGAAGGAcgagctgctgcagttttacaCCAATGCAGTTGAGGAGAGCGAGGATGAGTCCGGCAGCTCCCCAAC AGGTAAGAAAAGCAAAGTGCAAACAGCTtgtggaggcttcgtgagcGACACACTCCAGAGGAAACTCAAAGAGCTAGAAGAGGAGAACCTGTCACTCCGCTCAGAG GCTAATCATCTAAAGTCAGAGACTGAAACATATGAAGAAaaggagcagcagctggttAATGACTGTGTGAAAGAACTCA GGTTGTCCAGTCTCCAGATAAATGCCATAGCGGAAGAACTGGCTCGTAAGACTGAGGACGCCTCCCGACAGCAAGAGGAAATCACATACCTCCTCTCTCAGATCGTAGatttacaaaagaaaaccaaatcT TATGCAGTTGAGAATGAAGAGCTCTCTCAACACCTGATGGCAGCTAAAGATGCCCAAAGGCAGCTTACGGCAGAA TTACAGGAGCTAGAGGAGAAGTACTCAGAGTGTATCGAGATGCTGCATGAAGCtcaggaggagctgaagaacCTGAGGAACAGAAACTATCCAGCAGGAACCCCCAGGCGCTACCATCCTATGGGGCTGTACCCAATG GATTCTCTGGCAGCTGAGATTGAGGGAACTATGAGGAAGGAGTTGAGTCAGGATGACCCAGAGTGCAAGGACCAGAA AATCCATCGTAAGCGTGTTTTTGAGACGGTTAAGAACGTCAACCAGACAGTCCGACAGCGTTCACTGACTCCAACCAGCGCCAACATCCCGGGCTCCAACCAATCTTTGTCTGCTCGGACGTCACCCCAGTCCAGCGGCCCCTCCACGCCTCACTCCAGCATGTATGGAGGTGACATCAGCGGAGACAGTGTTGCCCTTGACAACCGAACACAGAGCATCCTGATGGAGACAGCATCCAATcaggagag cagcacagaggacagagagaagaaggcGAGTGGGGCCGAGGACCTGCGGCTGGCCCTGCGCCGCCTGTCTCTGCGCCGACAAAACAACCTGAGCGAGAGGCGCTTCtttgaagaggagagagagcggAGACGGGGAGGACATGGTGGCCTGCAGGAAGCGCTGGGCCAGGAGAGTGCATTGACCCCCTCAGAAAGCATCATGTCCCTTGGCAACCTCCACCTGTGGGCCTCACGAGGGCCGTACCTCCCCGACAAACTCCAGATCGTCAAGCCACTTGAAG GCTCGGCCACTCTGCATCACTGGCAGCAGTTAGCCCAGCCTCACCTCGGTGTGATTCTAGACGCCAGGCCCGGAGTGGTGTCAAAGGGCTACAGACCTCTGGAACTAGAGCTGGAgcag GTCTATCCATGGGGGGGCTTTGAGGAGGATGAACCAGGTGAGCAGTACTTCCAGAATCTGCCGaactcctcagcctctgcttcccCAGCCGTGCCCTCTGCCTCCAGCACTAGTGACTCCAACTTCAGGCAGCCACCGTCCAGCCTTGCTCCACCATCTCCACCTTCTCCATCCCCATCGCCACATCTCAGTAACACTGACGCCCTTG CTGCATACTACCCAGGTAAATGTATGGCCCACACCAGCTCTACCTATACCTTCACAACCTGTCGGATCCTCCACCCCACTGATGAGCTAACACGAGTCACGCCAAG CCTAAACCCAGCCCCATCCTCATCCTCTTGCGTGATGACCAGTACTCTGTTGGGTACTCCTGTTGCAACACCCTGCACACCACGCAGGCTGAGTCTCAGGCCCTCTGAATCCTCAACTAACCTCAG AGAAGCAACACGCACCACCAGCACCTCCCTGGGGTTAGTGCGTCTCCTCCAGGAGAGAGGCATCTCAGCAGCAATGTATCACCAGAGCCAGGGCCTGGATTATGGTCATGGCAGTGGAGGAGTCTTATTCAGCACTTCCATCACTCCTAACCGAGTGCCCAACCCCGACCCTCTGCGCCCCTCTACCCCTCCAAACTCCCCCACTGGACAGGGAGCGTCAGCTGTGCCAAATTCTGCAGGCTTCGACTTTAAAAGCCCTTCTTATGACAACTTCCTGGCCTCCAAACCAGCCCGCTCTATTTTGAAGGAGGTGACGGGGGGAGTGAGGGgcaggcagagagggagggactGTGAAAGCCAAACAGATGTTAGTGTGACCGTCCACAACCTCAACTTACTGGACAAGGTAAAGCGGCTGGGTGTGGCTGGAGCTCCAGGGGGCAGAGCAATGAGTCCCGGCCCCATGCTGGGTCCTCTGGGTGGGTTACGCAGGTCTGGCTCCCCTTTTGGGCCTGATGGAATAAGAAGGAACCGGAGTTATCCGGCCATGGTCGGGGCCAGCATGGCCATGAAAGCCCCAGGGCCCCAGGAGTAG
- the trak1b gene encoding trafficking kinesin-binding protein 1 isoform X3, which produces MTKTYNDIDAVTRLLEEKERDLELAAKIGQSLLKKNQTLTEQNDYLEIQVGQITEEVAQLHHELNLKDELLQFYTNAVEESEDESGSSPTGKKSKVQTACGGFVSDTLQRKLKELEEENLSLRSEANHLKSETETYEEKEQQLVNDCVKELRLSSLQINAIAEELARKTEDASRQQEEITYLLSQIVDLQKKTKSYAVENEELSQHLMAAKDAQRQLTAELQELEEKYSECIEMLHEAQEELKNLRNRNYPAGTPRRYHPMGLYPMDSLAAEIEGTMRKELSQDDPECKDQKIHRKRVFETVKNVNQTVRQRSLTPTSANIPGSNQSLSARTSPQSSGPSTPHSSMYGGDISGDSVALDNRTQSILMETASNQESTEDREKKASGAEDLRLALRRLSLRRQNNLSERRFFEEERERRRGGHGGLQEALGQESALTPSESIMSLGNLHLWASRGPYLPDKLQIVKPLEGSATLHHWQQLAQPHLGVILDARPGVVSKGYRPLELELEQVYPWGGFEEDEPGEQYFQNLPNSSASASPAVPSASSTSDSNFRQPPSSLAPPSPPSPSPSPHLSNTDALAAYYPGKCMAHTSSTYTFTTCRILHPTDELTRVTPSLNPAPSSSSCVMTSTLLGTPVATPCTPRRLSLRPSESSTNLREATRTTSTSLGLVRLLQERGISAAMYHQSQGLDYGHGSGGVLFSTSITPNRVPNPDPLRPSTPPNSPTGQGASAVPNSAGFDFKSPSYDNFLASKPARSILKEVTGGVRGRQRGRDCESQTDVSVTVHNLNLLDKVKRLGVAGAPGGRAMSPGPMLGPLGGLRRSGSPFGPDGIRRNRSYPAMVGASMAMKAPGPQE; this is translated from the exons ATGACAAAGACCTACAATGACATCGATGCTGTCACACGTCTGTTGGAGGAG aaagaaagagatttGGAGTTGGCTGCAAAGATTGGTCAGTCACTTCTTAAGAAGAACCAAACGCTGACTGAACAGAATGACTATCTGGAGATACAAGTGGGACAGATCACAGAGGag GTGGCCCAGCTGCACCATGAGCTGAACCTGAAGGAcgagctgctgcagttttacaCCAATGCAGTTGAGGAGAGCGAGGATGAGTCCGGCAGCTCCCCAAC AGGTAAGAAAAGCAAAGTGCAAACAGCTtgtggaggcttcgtgagcGACACACTCCAGAGGAAACTCAAAGAGCTAGAAGAGGAGAACCTGTCACTCCGCTCAGAG GCTAATCATCTAAAGTCAGAGACTGAAACATATGAAGAAaaggagcagcagctggttAATGACTGTGTGAAAGAACTCA GGTTGTCCAGTCTCCAGATAAATGCCATAGCGGAAGAACTGGCTCGTAAGACTGAGGACGCCTCCCGACAGCAAGAGGAAATCACATACCTCCTCTCTCAGATCGTAGatttacaaaagaaaaccaaatcT TATGCAGTTGAGAATGAAGAGCTCTCTCAACACCTGATGGCAGCTAAAGATGCCCAAAGGCAGCTTACGGCAGAA TTACAGGAGCTAGAGGAGAAGTACTCAGAGTGTATCGAGATGCTGCATGAAGCtcaggaggagctgaagaacCTGAGGAACAGAAACTATCCAGCAGGAACCCCCAGGCGCTACCATCCTATGGGGCTGTACCCAATG GATTCTCTGGCAGCTGAGATTGAGGGAACTATGAGGAAGGAGTTGAGTCAGGATGACCCAGAGTGCAAGGACCAGAA AATCCATCGTAAGCGTGTTTTTGAGACGGTTAAGAACGTCAACCAGACAGTCCGACAGCGTTCACTGACTCCAACCAGCGCCAACATCCCGGGCTCCAACCAATCTTTGTCTGCTCGGACGTCACCCCAGTCCAGCGGCCCCTCCACGCCTCACTCCAGCATGTATGGAGGTGACATCAGCGGAGACAGTGTTGCCCTTGACAACCGAACACAGAGCATCCTGATGGAGACAGCATCCAATcaggagag cacagaggacagagagaagaaggcGAGTGGGGCCGAGGACCTGCGGCTGGCCCTGCGCCGCCTGTCTCTGCGCCGACAAAACAACCTGAGCGAGAGGCGCTTCtttgaagaggagagagagcggAGACGGGGAGGACATGGTGGCCTGCAGGAAGCGCTGGGCCAGGAGAGTGCATTGACCCCCTCAGAAAGCATCATGTCCCTTGGCAACCTCCACCTGTGGGCCTCACGAGGGCCGTACCTCCCCGACAAACTCCAGATCGTCAAGCCACTTGAAG GCTCGGCCACTCTGCATCACTGGCAGCAGTTAGCCCAGCCTCACCTCGGTGTGATTCTAGACGCCAGGCCCGGAGTGGTGTCAAAGGGCTACAGACCTCTGGAACTAGAGCTGGAgcag GTCTATCCATGGGGGGGCTTTGAGGAGGATGAACCAGGTGAGCAGTACTTCCAGAATCTGCCGaactcctcagcctctgcttcccCAGCCGTGCCCTCTGCCTCCAGCACTAGTGACTCCAACTTCAGGCAGCCACCGTCCAGCCTTGCTCCACCATCTCCACCTTCTCCATCCCCATCGCCACATCTCAGTAACACTGACGCCCTTG CTGCATACTACCCAGGTAAATGTATGGCCCACACCAGCTCTACCTATACCTTCACAACCTGTCGGATCCTCCACCCCACTGATGAGCTAACACGAGTCACGCCAAG CCTAAACCCAGCCCCATCCTCATCCTCTTGCGTGATGACCAGTACTCTGTTGGGTACTCCTGTTGCAACACCCTGCACACCACGCAGGCTGAGTCTCAGGCCCTCTGAATCCTCAACTAACCTCAG AGAAGCAACACGCACCACCAGCACCTCCCTGGGGTTAGTGCGTCTCCTCCAGGAGAGAGGCATCTCAGCAGCAATGTATCACCAGAGCCAGGGCCTGGATTATGGTCATGGCAGTGGAGGAGTCTTATTCAGCACTTCCATCACTCCTAACCGAGTGCCCAACCCCGACCCTCTGCGCCCCTCTACCCCTCCAAACTCCCCCACTGGACAGGGAGCGTCAGCTGTGCCAAATTCTGCAGGCTTCGACTTTAAAAGCCCTTCTTATGACAACTTCCTGGCCTCCAAACCAGCCCGCTCTATTTTGAAGGAGGTGACGGGGGGAGTGAGGGgcaggcagagagggagggactGTGAAAGCCAAACAGATGTTAGTGTGACCGTCCACAACCTCAACTTACTGGACAAGGTAAAGCGGCTGGGTGTGGCTGGAGCTCCAGGGGGCAGAGCAATGAGTCCCGGCCCCATGCTGGGTCCTCTGGGTGGGTTACGCAGGTCTGGCTCCCCTTTTGGGCCTGATGGAATAAGAAGGAACCGGAGTTATCCGGCCATGGTCGGGGCCAGCATGGCCATGAAAGCCCCAGGGCCCCAGGAGTAG
- the trak1b gene encoding trafficking kinesin-binding protein 1 isoform X2 produces the protein MDSKGSPERLAADNCELDDWYYKEDKEVLCADRVGQMTKTYNDIDAVTRLLEEKERDLELAAKIGQSLLKKNQTLTEQNDYLEIQVGQITEEVAQLHHELNLKDELLQFYTNAVEESEDESGSSPTGKKSKVQTACGGFVSDTLQRKLKELEEENLSLRSEANHLKSETETYEEKEQQLVNDCVKELRLSSLQINAIAEELARKTEDASRQQEEITYLLSQIVDLQKKTKSYAVENEELSQHLMAAKDAQRQLTAELQELEEKYSECIEMLHEAQEELKNLRNRNYPAGTPRRYHPMGLYPMDSLAAEIEGTMRKELSQDDPECKDQKIHRKRVFETVKNVNQTVRQRSLTPTSANIPGSNQSLSARTSPQSSGPSTPHSSMYGGDISGDSVALDNRTQSILMETASNQESTEDREKKASGAEDLRLALRRLSLRRQNNLSERRFFEEERERRRGGHGGLQEALGQESALTPSESIMSLGNLHLWASRGPYLPDKLQIVKPLEGSATLHHWQQLAQPHLGVILDARPGVVSKGYRPLELELEQVYPWGGFEEDEPGEQYFQNLPNSSASASPAVPSASSTSDSNFRQPPSSLAPPSPPSPSPSPHLSNTDALAAYYPGKCMAHTSSTYTFTTCRILHPTDELTRVTPSLNPAPSSSSCVMTSTLLGTPVATPCTPRRLSLRPSESSTNLREATRTTSTSLGLVRLLQERGISAAMYHQSQGLDYGHGSGGVLFSTSITPNRVPNPDPLRPSTPPNSPTGQGASAVPNSAGFDFKSPSYDNFLASKPARSILKEVTGGVRGRQRGRDCESQTDVSVTVHNLNLLDKVKRLGVAGAPGGRAMSPGPMLGPLGGLRRSGSPFGPDGIRRNRSYPAMVGASMAMKAPGPQE, from the exons ATGGACAGCAAGGGCAGCCCGGAAAGATTAGCAGCAGATAACTGTGAGCTGGATGACTGGTACTATAAAGAGGACAAGGAAG TGCTATGTGCAGACAGAGTGGGCCAGATGACAAAGACCTACAATGACATCGATGCTGTCACACGTCTGTTGGAGGAG aaagaaagagatttGGAGTTGGCTGCAAAGATTGGTCAGTCACTTCTTAAGAAGAACCAAACGCTGACTGAACAGAATGACTATCTGGAGATACAAGTGGGACAGATCACAGAGGag GTGGCCCAGCTGCACCATGAGCTGAACCTGAAGGAcgagctgctgcagttttacaCCAATGCAGTTGAGGAGAGCGAGGATGAGTCCGGCAGCTCCCCAAC AGGTAAGAAAAGCAAAGTGCAAACAGCTtgtggaggcttcgtgagcGACACACTCCAGAGGAAACTCAAAGAGCTAGAAGAGGAGAACCTGTCACTCCGCTCAGAG GCTAATCATCTAAAGTCAGAGACTGAAACATATGAAGAAaaggagcagcagctggttAATGACTGTGTGAAAGAACTCA GGTTGTCCAGTCTCCAGATAAATGCCATAGCGGAAGAACTGGCTCGTAAGACTGAGGACGCCTCCCGACAGCAAGAGGAAATCACATACCTCCTCTCTCAGATCGTAGatttacaaaagaaaaccaaatcT TATGCAGTTGAGAATGAAGAGCTCTCTCAACACCTGATGGCAGCTAAAGATGCCCAAAGGCAGCTTACGGCAGAA TTACAGGAGCTAGAGGAGAAGTACTCAGAGTGTATCGAGATGCTGCATGAAGCtcaggaggagctgaagaacCTGAGGAACAGAAACTATCCAGCAGGAACCCCCAGGCGCTACCATCCTATGGGGCTGTACCCAATG GATTCTCTGGCAGCTGAGATTGAGGGAACTATGAGGAAGGAGTTGAGTCAGGATGACCCAGAGTGCAAGGACCAGAA AATCCATCGTAAGCGTGTTTTTGAGACGGTTAAGAACGTCAACCAGACAGTCCGACAGCGTTCACTGACTCCAACCAGCGCCAACATCCCGGGCTCCAACCAATCTTTGTCTGCTCGGACGTCACCCCAGTCCAGCGGCCCCTCCACGCCTCACTCCAGCATGTATGGAGGTGACATCAGCGGAGACAGTGTTGCCCTTGACAACCGAACACAGAGCATCCTGATGGAGACAGCATCCAATcaggagag cacagaggacagagagaagaaggcGAGTGGGGCCGAGGACCTGCGGCTGGCCCTGCGCCGCCTGTCTCTGCGCCGACAAAACAACCTGAGCGAGAGGCGCTTCtttgaagaggagagagagcggAGACGGGGAGGACATGGTGGCCTGCAGGAAGCGCTGGGCCAGGAGAGTGCATTGACCCCCTCAGAAAGCATCATGTCCCTTGGCAACCTCCACCTGTGGGCCTCACGAGGGCCGTACCTCCCCGACAAACTCCAGATCGTCAAGCCACTTGAAG GCTCGGCCACTCTGCATCACTGGCAGCAGTTAGCCCAGCCTCACCTCGGTGTGATTCTAGACGCCAGGCCCGGAGTGGTGTCAAAGGGCTACAGACCTCTGGAACTAGAGCTGGAgcag GTCTATCCATGGGGGGGCTTTGAGGAGGATGAACCAGGTGAGCAGTACTTCCAGAATCTGCCGaactcctcagcctctgcttcccCAGCCGTGCCCTCTGCCTCCAGCACTAGTGACTCCAACTTCAGGCAGCCACCGTCCAGCCTTGCTCCACCATCTCCACCTTCTCCATCCCCATCGCCACATCTCAGTAACACTGACGCCCTTG CTGCATACTACCCAGGTAAATGTATGGCCCACACCAGCTCTACCTATACCTTCACAACCTGTCGGATCCTCCACCCCACTGATGAGCTAACACGAGTCACGCCAAG CCTAAACCCAGCCCCATCCTCATCCTCTTGCGTGATGACCAGTACTCTGTTGGGTACTCCTGTTGCAACACCCTGCACACCACGCAGGCTGAGTCTCAGGCCCTCTGAATCCTCAACTAACCTCAG AGAAGCAACACGCACCACCAGCACCTCCCTGGGGTTAGTGCGTCTCCTCCAGGAGAGAGGCATCTCAGCAGCAATGTATCACCAGAGCCAGGGCCTGGATTATGGTCATGGCAGTGGAGGAGTCTTATTCAGCACTTCCATCACTCCTAACCGAGTGCCCAACCCCGACCCTCTGCGCCCCTCTACCCCTCCAAACTCCCCCACTGGACAGGGAGCGTCAGCTGTGCCAAATTCTGCAGGCTTCGACTTTAAAAGCCCTTCTTATGACAACTTCCTGGCCTCCAAACCAGCCCGCTCTATTTTGAAGGAGGTGACGGGGGGAGTGAGGGgcaggcagagagggagggactGTGAAAGCCAAACAGATGTTAGTGTGACCGTCCACAACCTCAACTTACTGGACAAGGTAAAGCGGCTGGGTGTGGCTGGAGCTCCAGGGGGCAGAGCAATGAGTCCCGGCCCCATGCTGGGTCCTCTGGGTGGGTTACGCAGGTCTGGCTCCCCTTTTGGGCCTGATGGAATAAGAAGGAACCGGAGTTATCCGGCCATGGTCGGGGCCAGCATGGCCATGAAAGCCCCAGGGCCCCAGGAGTAG
- the trak1b gene encoding trafficking kinesin-binding protein 1 isoform X4 — translation MDSKGSPERLAADNCELDDWYYKEDKEVLCADRVGQMTKTYNDIDAVTRLLEEKERDLELAAKIGQSLLKKNQTLTEQNDYLEIQVGQITEEVAQLHHELNLKDELLQFYTNAVEESEDESGSSPTGKKSKVQTACGGFVSDTLQRKLKELEEENLSLRSEANHLKSETETYEEKEQQLVNDCVKELRLSSLQINAIAEELARKTEDASRQQEEITYLLSQIVDLQKKTKSYAVENEELSQHLMAAKDAQRQLTAELQELEEKYSECIEMLHEAQEELKNLRNRNYPAGTPRRYHPMGLYPMDSLAAEIEGTMRKELSQDDPECKDQKIHRKRVFETVKNVNQTVRQRSLTPTSANIPGSNQSLSARTSPQSSGPSTPHSSMYGGDISGDSVALDNRTQSILMETASNQESTEDREKKASGAEDLRLALRRLSLRRQNNLSERRFFEEERERRRGGHGGLQEALGQESALTPSESIMSLGNLHLWASRGPYLPDKLQIVKPLEGEESEDRPLSLMLFNSFWSLMHHHKSGSFASPHSYYKETQPREWL, via the exons ATGGACAGCAAGGGCAGCCCGGAAAGATTAGCAGCAGATAACTGTGAGCTGGATGACTGGTACTATAAAGAGGACAAGGAAG TGCTATGTGCAGACAGAGTGGGCCAGATGACAAAGACCTACAATGACATCGATGCTGTCACACGTCTGTTGGAGGAG aaagaaagagatttGGAGTTGGCTGCAAAGATTGGTCAGTCACTTCTTAAGAAGAACCAAACGCTGACTGAACAGAATGACTATCTGGAGATACAAGTGGGACAGATCACAGAGGag GTGGCCCAGCTGCACCATGAGCTGAACCTGAAGGAcgagctgctgcagttttacaCCAATGCAGTTGAGGAGAGCGAGGATGAGTCCGGCAGCTCCCCAAC AGGTAAGAAAAGCAAAGTGCAAACAGCTtgtggaggcttcgtgagcGACACACTCCAGAGGAAACTCAAAGAGCTAGAAGAGGAGAACCTGTCACTCCGCTCAGAG GCTAATCATCTAAAGTCAGAGACTGAAACATATGAAGAAaaggagcagcagctggttAATGACTGTGTGAAAGAACTCA GGTTGTCCAGTCTCCAGATAAATGCCATAGCGGAAGAACTGGCTCGTAAGACTGAGGACGCCTCCCGACAGCAAGAGGAAATCACATACCTCCTCTCTCAGATCGTAGatttacaaaagaaaaccaaatcT TATGCAGTTGAGAATGAAGAGCTCTCTCAACACCTGATGGCAGCTAAAGATGCCCAAAGGCAGCTTACGGCAGAA TTACAGGAGCTAGAGGAGAAGTACTCAGAGTGTATCGAGATGCTGCATGAAGCtcaggaggagctgaagaacCTGAGGAACAGAAACTATCCAGCAGGAACCCCCAGGCGCTACCATCCTATGGGGCTGTACCCAATG GATTCTCTGGCAGCTGAGATTGAGGGAACTATGAGGAAGGAGTTGAGTCAGGATGACCCAGAGTGCAAGGACCAGAA AATCCATCGTAAGCGTGTTTTTGAGACGGTTAAGAACGTCAACCAGACAGTCCGACAGCGTTCACTGACTCCAACCAGCGCCAACATCCCGGGCTCCAACCAATCTTTGTCTGCTCGGACGTCACCCCAGTCCAGCGGCCCCTCCACGCCTCACTCCAGCATGTATGGAGGTGACATCAGCGGAGACAGTGTTGCCCTTGACAACCGAACACAGAGCATCCTGATGGAGACAGCATCCAATcaggagag cacagaggacagagagaagaaggcGAGTGGGGCCGAGGACCTGCGGCTGGCCCTGCGCCGCCTGTCTCTGCGCCGACAAAACAACCTGAGCGAGAGGCGCTTCtttgaagaggagagagagcggAGACGGGGAGGACATGGTGGCCTGCAGGAAGCGCTGGGCCAGGAGAGTGCATTGACCCCCTCAGAAAGCATCATGTCCCTTGGCAACCTCCACCTGTGGGCCTCACGAGGGCCGTACCTCCCCGACAAACTCCAGATCGTCAAGCCACTTGAAGGTGAGG AGTCGGAAGACAGGCCTCTGTCACTTATGCTCTTCAACTCTTTCTGGTCTCTGATGCACCATCACAAATCAGGCAGCTTTGCATCTCCACACAGCTATTACAAAGAAACACAACCCAGAGAGTGGTtgtag